The Starkeya sp. ORNL1 DNA window TCCACCACGAGATACCGACATTTAGCAAGTCTTGTCCGACATCCCGATGACGTCAACTGGACTATTCCCGCCGCCCGCAGCCACCTTCGTCCCCCGATGGAGGGTACGGCGCGAATATATCCGCTTGGCCCGGCGCTGCGATCAGCGCAGAATCCCGCACCTAGGCGCTGCATCCCAATTGCCGCGAATACCCGCGTATTATCGGGTCACCGACGCCGCGCTCAGGCGCTGAGGCCGCGCAGCAGGTCGCCCAGATTTTCGATGGACTGCGGCGGAACGCGGCCCGGCGCCGGCGGGCGCGGCAGGCCGGCAAAGGCGGCATCGCGCGCCTCGCGCGGGGTGTAGCCGAACTCCAGCTTGAAGGCGCGGCTGAAGCCCGAAGCATCGGTGAATCCGACATCCTCGGCGATCTGCACGATGTGCCGGGCGCCGGCGGCATCGCACAGCGCCGCATGGGCGGCGAGCAGGCGCTGGCGCTGGATATAGCGCATGACGCCGCCGAGCGGCTCGAACATGCGGTAGAGCCGCGAGCGCGAGACGCCGAGTTCGCGGCACAACAGGTCCGGCCCAAGGCCGGGGGCGCCGAGGTGCCGGCGCACAACCTGGCGCGCCCGCTCGCGCAATGTCAGGACGATGGGATCCTGCGCGGCGGCGAGATTGTCCGTGGTCGGCGTCAGGCAGGCAGCGAGCAGAGCGCGGGTCGCCACGACCAGGCCCGGCAGTTCGGCGGGCGTCAGCTCCGGCAGATGGTGCTCGAGGATTTCCATATAGTCGCCGAGCACCCGGCCGAGCCCGGTGTCGGGCAGCACGCCCGGCACATGGTCGAACGCGGCAGCCTCACTGCCGAACATCTCGCGCGGTATGAACAGCGAGACCACGCGTGAATCCGCGGCCTGGCCCTCGAACGGGCGGGCCAGCGAGCGGAAGCCGATCATGCGCTGTTCGGCCGGCGCCGCCAGCACCAGGCACCAGTGGTCGAGCGGGTCCTTGGTGAGGTGCCGCCATTTGCGCTCGAAGCGGTCGCCGGGCAGGCG harbors:
- a CDS encoding helix-turn-helix domain-containing protein, encoding MVGTWTHGRADKSGRERRHIQPFRFSTKELGSSEQFEAYRAFCHPVIELSLPEGAPDGFPAEQEVWDLGSMVLTEARLPGDRFERKWRHLTKDPLDHWCLVLAAPAEQRMIGFRSLARPFEGQAADSRVVSLFIPREMFGSEAAAFDHVPGVLPDTGLGRVLGDYMEILEHHLPELTPAELPGLVVATRALLAACLTPTTDNLAAAQDPIVLTLRERARQVVRRHLGAPGLGPDLLCRELGVSRSRLYRMFEPLGGVMRYIQRQRLLAAHAALCDAAGARHIVQIAEDVGFTDASGFSRAFKLEFGYTPREARDAAFAGLPRPPAPGRVPPQSIENLGDLLRGLSA